The stretch of DNA TTCCTCGCGCGCATGCTTTTCAGGTGTTTGAATCGCCTGCTTCATATCCGCTTCACACATTGCACGAATTTTGGCTTCCAGCACTTTGTCGTTTTCATAAAGAACAACTTCACGCTTTTCTTTTCCGCATGCAGCGACAATTTCTTCCTGGAAAGCGATTAAGCGCTTGATTTCTTCGTGGCCAAACATAATCGCTTCAAGCATCACTTCTTCTGGTACTTCGTCTGCTCCCGCTTCAACCATGTTGATTGCTTCTTTAGTGCCAGCGACCGACAAATCAATATCACTTTTTTCCTGCTGCTCCACTGTCGGGTTGATCACGAAAGAACCGTCTACACGGCCGACGTTTACCCCGGCAATTGGACCTTCGAATGGAATATCTGATACTGACAGCGCCAGTGAGGAACCGAACATTGCAGCCATTTCAGGTGAGCAGTCCTGGTCTACACTCATGACCATGCTGATCACTTGAACTTCATTACGGAATCCATCGGCAAAAAGCGGACGAATTGGGCGGTCAATTAACCGGCTTGCCAGTGTCGCTTTTTCACTCGGACGGCCTTCTCTTTTAATAAATCCGCCTGGAATTTTACCTGCGGCATAAAGACGCTCTTCGTAGTTTACTGTTAACGGAAAGAAATCCACTGCTTTCGCTTCCTTAGAAGCTGTTGCAGTACTAAGTACGACCGTATCGCCGTAGCGAATTAGCGCTGAACCATTGGCCTGCTTCGCGATTTGTCCTATTTCAACCGTTAATTCGCGTCCTGCCCAGTCGATGGAAAATGTTCTTTTTCCCTGCTCCATTTGGTTGCACCTCTCTTTATTTAAAAAAACGTTTTTTTCCTAACAAAAAAGCGGGAAAAATCCCGCTTTATCGTGAATTATCGGCGCAAACCGAGCTTTTGGATCAACTCGCGGTAACGTGCTACATCCTTGTTACGAAGGTATGAAAGCAGGTTACGACGGCGGCCGACCATTTTTAGAAGACCGCGACGTGAATGGTGGTCTTTTTTATGTGTACGTAAGTGATCATTCAACGTGTTGATTTGTTCAGTTAATACAGCGATTTGAACTTCTGGAGACCCAGTGTCGCTTTCGTGTGTTCTGTACTCCTGAATTAGTTCGTTTTTGCGTTCTTGTGTTAATGCCATTTGTAATTCCTCCTTTAAATTGATTCATCCCCGTCAGCCGAGCATGCGTTGGAGATTCGCAATGCCAAGCAGCGGTTCAAAATGTCAAGCACTTCTTATTATAAGAAATTTATGCTTCTTCGTCAAGACGTTTGCTGTCGAAGAAATGCACAGCTGCTTTTTTATCCCGTTCAATTTGTGCAGCCAGCTCTTCAATACCGCTAAACTTCTGCTCCCCGCGCAGCCGAATAAACCAGTCCACTTCCACTTCTTCTCCGTAAATATCCCCCGTATACTGAAAAATATGCACTTCGATTGATAAAACCGGCTTGTCCGGACTTTTAAATGTCGGACGGAACCCAACATTGCACACCCCTTCATGCCATTCATTTTTCACACGGATTTTTACGGCGTATACACCGGTGCGCGGCAGGAAATAATCATCATCGGGTTCGATATTCGCGGTGGGAAAACCCATTTTCCGGCCGCGTTTATCACCGTGAATAACCGTCCCGTGCATCCGGTAAGGGCGGCCGAGTAAATCGGACGCATCGCGTACAAGTCCTTCCGAAAGCAGCTCTCTTATTTTGGTCGAACTTACTTTTTCCTCCCCAAATTCAAGCTTATCAACAGATGTAAAAGCAAATGCCCCGCGTGAATGAAACAGTAATGTTTCCATCGTTCCTTTTCCAAGACGGCCGTATGTATAATCAAAACCGGCCGTCACGTGCTGAACATTTAAACCAATGATATACTGGTCTACAAACTGCTGTGGTTCAAGGGCTGCAAAATCAGACGTAAATCGGACCACGAACAAATAGTCAATACCGAGATCAGCGATCAAACGCTTTTTTTCCTCAAGAGGAGTAATATAGCGGATATGCTGATGCTTTCTGCCAAGAACAACAGACGGATGAGGATCAAATGTCATTACGGCACTTTTCCAGCCGTGCTTATCCGCCGTTTTTTTAGCGGCAGAGATTACCTGTTGATGCCCTTTATGTACCCCGTCAAAAAAACCAAGCGCAAGCGCCATCGGTTCGAATTCTTCTTTTTTATGGCTGTGCGGGTGGCGCAGCATAATAACATCCATACATTTCACACCTGTCTCTCTGTCATTGTGGCATCACTTTAACCGGCTTGATCAGCCCTGTTTTTTCCGGATGAACCTGGTAGATGGCCAATAGTTCCCCGTTTAAATAAACAGCTGCTTCGGACTCCCCAGCCGGCCACTGGGCAGGCTTCGACAAAACAGCCCCATTCTTTACCTTTACTGCTACTGTATCATTTACGATCCACTTCGGCAAATGAGAAACCGCTGTTTCAACCGGCTTTAAGACATCCTCTGGAGCCCGTTCTGCCAGCACAGACAGCGTGACGCAGTCGTCTTCACCGAAGCCTCCTGAATGAGTACGTACCAGGCGTGACATATGCGCCGGGTAGCCGAGCTTTTCGCCAATCATTACAGCCAAAGTTCGAATATAGGTCCCTTTCCCGCAAGAAACGCGAATGGAAAAGCGGACTTTTTCATTTTCCTGTTCGATCGGGCTGATTCGCTCAATGCTGTAAATAGAGACGATCCGTGACGGGCGCTCTACCGTTTGTCCGGCCCGTGCATATTCATATAAACGCCTGCCGTTCACTTTTACAGCCGAGTACATAGGTGGTGTTTGCTCAATTTCACCAGTGAGGCTTTGGAGCACACTTCCAAGCTCGGCATCCGTAATAGCCCGGTCAATCGGCCTTGACTCCACCACTGCTCCAGACGCATCCTCCGTTTCTGTTGAAAAGCCAATGGTTACTTCTGCCTCATAGATTTTTCCACTGTCGGTAATATATTCAGCGAGCCTCGTTGCTGTCCCGATACAAAGAGGAAGCACGCCTTCTACATCGGGATCGAGTGTACCCGTATGGCCTACTTTTTTCGTACGAAGAATTTTACGGGCTTTAAATACACAATCATGTGATGTCATTCCTTTTTCTTTCCATAGCGGCAAAATGCCATTCATATTTCAAGCCTCCTTTTGCTGTCAAAAAAAAGCGCCTGATCAAGCAGCCGACATTCCTGCTGCTTCTCAAGGCGCTCTTTTTGTATTACGACGGGTCCGAGTCTCTTAATTCCCGCAGCAGCGTATCGATTTTGTTTCCGTACGCAACTGATTCATCAAACTCAAACATAAGCTCCGGGGTTTTGCGAAGACGGATTCGAGTTCCAAGTTCAGAACGGATAAATCCTTTTGCTTTCGCTAATGCCTTCAGTGTACCCTCCCGCTCTTCTTCACCGCCAAGCACCGTAATATAAACGGTTGCCTGCTGCAGATCTCCGGTAACCTCTACATCCGTTACGGTTAGAAATCCAATACGGGGATCTTTAACTTTCCGGCTTAAAATTTCCGTCAGTTCTTTTTTCATTTGTTCCGCCACACGATTAGAACGCATTGACATACTTCTCACTCCTTGGGACGAAGGTTACTTACGTTCGATTTCCTGTTCGATAAACGCTTCAATAATATCGCCTTCTTTGACATCATTAAAGCCACGAATGGTAATCCCGCACTCATAGCCCTGCGCGACTTCTTTTGCATCATCTTTGAAGCGTTTCAGCGCATCGACTTCTCCTTCGAAAATAACGATGCCGTCGCGAATCAAGCGGACGCCTGAATCACGTGTGATTTTCCCTTCTGTTACATAGCTTCCCGCAATTGTACCGATTTTAGACACTTTGAATGTCTGGCGTACTTCCGCTTGTCCGATAATTTTTTCTTCAAATTCCGGATCAAGCATTCCTTTCATCGCAGCCTCGATTTCTTCGATGACTTTGTAGATAATACGATGCAGGCGTACTTCTACTTCTTCCGCTTCCGCCGTGCGTTTTGCATTCACATCCGGACGCACATTGAATCCAATAACGATGGCATTTGAAGCAGAAGCCAAAATAATATCTGATTCTGTAATCGCACCGGCACCGGTATGGATGATTTTTACGTTTACGCCTTCTACTTCAATTTTTTGAAGAGCAGCCGCTACCGCTTCAACCGATCCTTGTACATCGGCTTTTAAAACGATGTTTAAATCTTTCATTTCCCCTTGTTTCATATGTTCAAACAGGTTATCAAGGCTGACTTTTGTTTTCTCGCTCCGCTGTGCCAAAAGAGCATCCTGCGCACGGGATTCCCCGATTTGACGTGCTGTTTTCTCGTCTTCGAATACGACGAATCGATCACCCGCAAGCGGCACTTCATTCAATCCGGTAATTTCAACCGGGGTAGACGGGCCAGCTGTTTTAACACGGCGGCCAATGTCGTTTACCATGGCGCGGACACGGCCAAATGTGTTTCCAACAACAATCGGGTCACCGACATTTAACGTACCGTTTTGAACAAGCAATGTTGCTACAGAACCGCGGCCTTTATCCAGCTCGGCTTCAATAACTGTACCCATTGCTTTTCGTTTTGGATCTGCTTTTAATTCTTCTACTTCTGCAACAAGAAGAATCATCTCGAGCAATGTATCAATACCTTCGCCGTGTTTTGCTGAAAGCGGAACGAAGATGGTATCGCCGCCCCATGCTTCAGGAACAAGTCCATGCTCTGTTAATTCCTGCATCACACGATCCGGATTTGCAGCCGGCTTATCAATTTTGTTTACAGCAACGATAATCGGCACTTCTGCTGCTTTTGCGTGGTTGATGGCTTCAACGGTTTGTGGCATAACACCGTCATCGGCTGCCACTACAAGAATGGTAATATCGGTTACTTTCGCACCACGTGCACGCATTGTTGTAAACGCAGCGTGTCCTGGTGTGTCAAGGAATGTAATCTTTTTGCCGTTTGCTTCAGCTTGGTAGGCACCGATATGCTGCGTAATACCACCAGCTTCGCCTTCTGTTACTTTGGTGTTACGGATAGAATCCAAAAGTGTCGTTTTCCCGTGGTCAACGTGACCCATAATGGTTACAACAGCCGGACGTTCAACCGCAGTTTCCTGAGAATCTTCTTCTTCAAAATATGTTTCAAGGTCCGCTTTATCGATTAAAATTTCTTCTTCTACCTCTACGTTAAACTCGCCTGCCACAAGTTCAATAGCATCTTTATCAAGCTCCTGATTGATCGTTGCCATTACGCCGAGCATAAACAATTTTTTAATGACATCAGATGGTTCAACGTTCATTTTCTTGGCAAGCTCGCCCACTGTTAAAGAACCGGAGAAAACAATTTTTTCCGGAATTTCTTTCTTTTTCACTGGAATTGGCTGTTTCGGTGCTCCTTTACGCTGTCCACCGGAACGGCCTTTTCCGCGTGGCCCGCCGTTAATGCCGCGGGAACCCGGTTTTGAACCGCCCTGCTTTTGCTGGCCTGGTCTAGAACCTGTTGGCTTCGGCTTTGCCGGTCCACGGTTTCCCGCCGGTTTATTCGTAGTTGATTGTTGATTATTCGGTTTATTATTCAAATTCAAACAGCCTCCTTGTCATGACAGATCGCTTCTGTCACTCCTCCTCGATAAGCGTTTTAAGCTTTTTAGCAAAACCGGTGTCCGTTACCGCCACAACGACACGCGCTTCTTTGCCAATGGCCTGTCCGAGTACTTCGCGATTTTCTACGCGGCGCACCGGCACTTTGTAAAAAGCTGCTTTATCCGTTATTTTCTTTTCTGTGTTGCGGGATGCATCTTTCGATAAAAGAACCAGTTTTGCATTCCCGCGCTGTATTTCTTTTACGGTCAGTTCTTCACCGGTAATCAGCTTGCCGGCCCGGTTGGCAAGACCGAGAAACGAAGCCCATGGATGTACGGCCATCTCAGTCGTTGCCTTTCGCCACAAGCTCAAATAATTCCTCATAAATAGATGGCGGCACTTCCGCACTCAGCTGCCGTGCCAGCACAT from Domibacillus sp. DTU_2020_1001157_1_SI_ALB_TIR_016 encodes:
- the rpsO gene encoding 30S ribosomal protein S15, with the translated sequence MALTQERKNELIQEYRTHESDTGSPEVQIAVLTEQINTLNDHLRTHKKDHHSRRGLLKMVGRRRNLLSYLRNKDVARYRELIQKLGLRR
- the ribF gene encoding bifunctional riboflavin kinase/FAD synthetase, with protein sequence MDVIMLRHPHSHKKEEFEPMALALGFFDGVHKGHQQVISAAKKTADKHGWKSAVMTFDPHPSVVLGRKHQHIRYITPLEEKKRLIADLGIDYLFVVRFTSDFAALEPQQFVDQYIIGLNVQHVTAGFDYTYGRLGKGTMETLLFHSRGAFAFTSVDKLEFGEEKVSSTKIRELLSEGLVRDASDLLGRPYRMHGTVIHGDKRGRKMGFPTANIEPDDDYFLPRTGVYAVKIRVKNEWHEGVCNVGFRPTFKSPDKPVLSIEVHIFQYTGDIYGEEVEVDWFIRLRGEQKFSGIEELAAQIERDKKAAVHFFDSKRLDEEA
- the truB gene encoding tRNA pseudouridine(55) synthase TruB, with translation MNGILPLWKEKGMTSHDCVFKARKILRTKKVGHTGTLDPDVEGVLPLCIGTATRLAEYITDSGKIYEAEVTIGFSTETEDASGAVVESRPIDRAITDAELGSVLQSLTGEIEQTPPMYSAVKVNGRRLYEYARAGQTVERPSRIVSIYSIERISPIEQENEKVRFSIRVSCGKGTYIRTLAVMIGEKLGYPAHMSRLVRTHSGGFGEDDCVTLSVLAERAPEDVLKPVETAVSHLPKWIVNDTVAVKVKNGAVLSKPAQWPAGESEAAVYLNGELLAIYQVHPEKTGLIKPVKVMPQ
- the rbfA gene encoding 30S ribosome-binding factor RbfA; the encoded protein is MSMRSNRVAEQMKKELTEILSRKVKDPRIGFLTVTDVEVTGDLQQATVYITVLGGEEEREGTLKALAKAKGFIRSELGTRIRLRKTPELMFEFDESVAYGNKIDTLLRELRDSDPS
- the infB gene encoding translation initiation factor IF-2 gives rise to the protein MNNKPNNQQSTTNKPAGNRGPAKPKPTGSRPGQQKQGGSKPGSRGINGGPRGKGRSGGQRKGAPKQPIPVKKKEIPEKIVFSGSLTVGELAKKMNVEPSDVIKKLFMLGVMATINQELDKDAIELVAGEFNVEVEEEILIDKADLETYFEEEDSQETAVERPAVVTIMGHVDHGKTTLLDSIRNTKVTEGEAGGITQHIGAYQAEANGKKITFLDTPGHAAFTTMRARGAKVTDITILVVAADDGVMPQTVEAINHAKAAEVPIIVAVNKIDKPAANPDRVMQELTEHGLVPEAWGGDTIFVPLSAKHGEGIDTLLEMILLVAEVEELKADPKRKAMGTVIEAELDKGRGSVATLLVQNGTLNVGDPIVVGNTFGRVRAMVNDIGRRVKTAGPSTPVEITGLNEVPLAGDRFVVFEDEKTARQIGESRAQDALLAQRSEKTKVSLDNLFEHMKQGEMKDLNIVLKADVQGSVEAVAAALQKIEVEGVNVKIIHTGAGAITESDIILASASNAIVIGFNVRPDVNAKRTAEAEEVEVRLHRIIYKVIEEIEAAMKGMLDPEFEEKIIGQAEVRQTFKVSKIGTIAGSYVTEGKITRDSGVRLIRDGIVIFEGEVDALKRFKDDAKEVAQGYECGITIRGFNDVKEGDIIEAFIEQEIERK
- a CDS encoding YlxQ family RNA-binding protein, encoding MAVHPWASFLGLANRAGKLITGEELTVKEIQRGNAKLVLLSKDASRNTEKKITDKAAFYKVPVRRVENREVLGQAIGKEARVVVAVTDTGFAKKLKTLIEEE